A section of the Pedobacter sp. HDW13 genome encodes:
- a CDS encoding DUF3098 domain-containing protein, with protein sequence MAEKKTSPVVKDVKSELVFTKKNYQLLLISIAIVVVGFILMMGTTGDIYDFRRTLLAPVVVLFGFAFGVYAILKK encoded by the coding sequence ATGGCAGAAAAAAAAACAAGTCCGGTTGTTAAGGACGTTAAAAGCGAATTGGTTTTTACCAAGAAAAACTATCAGTTATTGTTAATCAGCATTGCTATTGTAGTGGTTGGTTTTATTTTAATGATGGGCACCACAGGTGATATTTACGATTTCAGAAGAACATTACTGGCACCTGTAGTTGTGCTTTTCGGCTTCGCTTTCGGGGTTTACGCCATTCTTAAAAAATAA